A window of Heterodontus francisci isolate sHetFra1 chromosome 2, sHetFra1.hap1, whole genome shotgun sequence genomic DNA:
CAGTACACCTCCAGTTGTGGAGTGGTATTGGTGGCAATGGAGGTGTAGCCCAAACTGCACATTTAGCTGACGGATAGGGGATGAGAGAATAAAGAGATGCAAACAAAAGGTATTTTGCAAAATAATGCAATGGGCTACGTGGTCTGCACCTGTGCATCATCATGCCACAGACAAAAAAGGTGATTGGCTTTATTTTATTACTCAATGGCACCTACCTGATTGTTTTAGAATTAAGGGATGTTGGCTCTGGTCTAGAGGCACGTGGAGACAGCTCTTCAGAAAGTTATAGTTCTCCTTCCAGCCCAAGACACGATGGGAGAGAGAGTTGTGAAAGTGAAGATGAGAAAGACAAAGGTGAGTTTTGAATTTCTAAAATCCCTCTAGATTGGTTTTTAACTATTTGCAATTAAGCAAGCCACCATTTGACACCGTGTGGATACTGAAATAGCTTGACTGCAAATCATGTATTTTATCTTAAAGCACATGATAGAAGTTGGTCAGTTACATTGTGGTGGGTTAGTTGAATCTCAAGTGGGTATTTGGTGCAACTAAAATAGTTGCAAACAGTGTCCAAAAGGATTTTAGCGCCAGGTTTAAATTTTTTTGCTGCTGAAGGTGAAATGCAAAACAGTAAAGAATTCTAGCTAAAATGTGGGAGAGGGTTTTTATTTCTGTGAACTAATATTTTGCTGTGCCATGTGTAACAACTACCATGAAAATAATGCCAATTTATAATTGCCTTTAATCATTTATTACTTTAGTATGAAATTGAAGTATCAAATTGTCCACATTTATTTAACAAAAAATTAAATCTGTTTTGCAAAATTTTCTGGACCAGTTCAAGTAATGTGGTCATAAATGACCTGAATGCAAATGCATCTTTGTTTCCTGTAGCTAGCAGCCATTTGCCTTCCCACCCCCAATTCTCTTGCTGGGATTGGCATCATATTCTCTTCAGTGCCTTTGTGCTCAGTGTGGTTTAGAATGGTAACTGAGCATAGTGCATCAGGCCCTTTTGCCGTACCTGCAATTTTCACACCTATCTTGGTTTATTGATAATGTGTTAATCCATCAAAGGTCTCATCTCTCACTATCCACATGCAACCGTGAGTCCCAGCCTGCAACTTGTGCTTCTCCAACATTGGATTGTTTCTGGTTTCTTGTTATCTTTTGCTCCATTGACAACTGCTCCTTTGGCCATTATGTCCTTGCTCTTTTTTCCTTCATTCCTTACTATCTTTCTCTCACCTTGAAAAGGCTCCTAATATTAAAACCATTCTACTAACCCAACCCTTCCCTTCTGCTATGCAAGTGTTGTTGTGAAAATAAGTTGTGCCTGTTGTCAGATCTGCCATGAATTGAATGCGCCGATTTCTGTTGATCAAAGTGACCATTGGTTAAGAATGCCATCTTGTAAAAGTGATGCTTAGTCTTTCCAACAAATGAGCGGACTTGGGAGTAAGAGAGCTTGAGTCTTACACCATGATTTTCAGAATGTACTGAAGTGCTTCACAGAAAATTAATTACTTTGAAAGTGAAATCACTGTTGCATAGGCAAACGTggtagccagtttgcacacagcaagatcgaaAGAGTAAATGAGACAAATCACCAGTTCAGCGGTTTTTGGTGCTGTCggctgaggggtaaatgttggtcaggataAGGAAGAGAACTCTCTGCTCCTCTTCAAGTAGTGCCATGGGTATTTTGCTTCCACTggacagacggggccttggtttaacacatTCATtcgaaaaatggcacctctgataaTGCTGCACCCACCTCGGTATTGCAGTTGAGTATCAGACTATATTATATGTATAggttctggaatggggcttgaacccaccacTTTGTCTCCGTCGAGAGTGCTACCATTGTGCCAGACTGGCGCTTACAAAACAGTTAATGTAGCATTTTCAGATATCTTCAACAACTGGAGTTATGTTCAGTGTTCCATGATTTTCTCATAGAATATTTTTTCTTGCTGTCGTAGCAAAagttcccagtctctctctccagcattagTATGCTGGCAATATGCAGTGTGTGACTCTGATTTTACAATAAAAAATTACAATCTGGGTAGGCCTTGAGAACTTGGCTTTAgatgttttttttaaactgaagcaTAATGGGTTCTTTCTGTAACCAAATGTTATCTTCCTAAGCTaactttacagtcagttctttgcaACCATTAGGAGAAAATATTTAAAGTGACATGCATGCAATAAAGCACTAGTTTTGTGCCACATACCTAATTTCAACAGAAATTTTCAAGACGGAGATCGACAATTTTTATTAGGTatgggtatcaaaggatatggatcaAGGGCAGGTAAATGAGAGTTGaggtacatatcagccatgatctaattgaatggtggtataggcttgaggggctgagtggcctgcaCCTGTTCTCTATTCCTAAAGCATATTTGTACCAGATTAGTCTTTGAAAATTGGTCTTTTTTCTTTATGGTAAACATCAATTTCACTTTACCATACAATTTCTTTTCCAGCTTATATTTGACTATTTATTGGAGGAATGCAACAATTTTCTCCCACTTTGCTTTGCAGTGGGTGTTTTTGTGAGCATTAATCAATTTCTATCAGCTTTtgtatgatttaaaaaaaaaactttaagcaGGATCAAGTTGATCTTTTTATTTTTGTTACAATTGTAATGCATTACATGCTTCTATTTCTTTTCTATAGACTCTGATAGCACTTCGGAGGATTCTGGGAAAGATAAGCAGAAAGAGAAGCCCTCCTGTAACCCGGTCCGTGGAAGTACCACAAGGCCAACTGCTCAGGTCGCTCCAGTGCAGAGCGAGAACTGTACTATTCCAGGGAATCTGCCTGCCCCTTTTCTTCCTCGCATTCCTTTAATGCCTCCTATGCACTACATGATGCAAAATGGTGGAAAGAAGCCAGACTATGTTGCTCCTGTAGACAGTAAAACTGTTGGGATGATTGTAACCGTCCCTCCCGCTGCCGCCTCTCTCCGAGATTCTTCACATGTAACGTCAGTTGGTGCTGCTGAAGCAGGGAAGAGAGTGGACCTAATCCCCTCACCTCTTTCGATGGCGACTCCTTTCCTTGTGCATTCTGCCAGTCCTGCTCTGCATCCCATGGCGCATAGACATAAAATGACAGCATCACAAATTAACTTGGAGAACTGCCATGTTCCTGGACTCCAGACACCAGCAGGCACTGTGAACATTGGATCGGCCAACACTGCTTTCATCCCAGTTCACAGCCACTCTCCATCTGGGAAACTATCAGGACCCTCTGTTTTGGACCCCACTGCTAAACCTTCAACACAGAATGTCGTAGGACTGAACGCCTTGGCTGATGGAAATATAGGAACAGTACCTGAGTCTGCCAGTTTAAAAGTAATGCTTCCTGCAGCTGGCCTGCTGCCACCACCTGGCTCGTACAACTTGAGTGGAACTCCAACCAGTGTTTTGCCTTTGCAGGGAACGGCAACCTCTCCATCTCCTGTAGGCCAAATCCAGTCCACTGGATCTTCAGTCCCCACCCACACACCGGGCCCTGTACCAAGCCTCAATACTGCGTTGACTCATAGCACAGCTCAGAGTGACAGCACCTCTTATATAAACACAATAGGAAATACTAGTACTAATGGGACCATGCAACCAGCTCAGCAGCTTGGCTGTGGGACTTGTAGTTCCTGTGGATGCCGAGGTAGCTGTGGGACCAATAGTAACCCTCTGTTCAACTACTACTACCCCAACACGATGCCTAGCCAGCTTATCAGAGTTCCTTTTATCCCTTTCAGTGGGATAACCTCTCTTTGTAATGGTAGCTACCTCAACCAAGCACATCAAAACAACGGAACCCAGATGCCCTTTTATCAGCACCCTTACACTAATGGACTAATGCATGATCCTATGGCAAACCAGACCAACTATGGGATGCAACAAGTGCCAGGATTTGTCCGAGGATTTCCATTGATGTATCAAGTGACCAACATGGTCACCAATGTAAATGGGTTGGGACCTAAAAAGAATGGAAATGCATCCTGTTATAATTGTGGTGTAGGTGGCCACTATGCACAGGATTGTAAACAGCCATCCATGGAGGCCAGTCAGCCAGGTAAGCAGAGTGTTCAAGTTAACAAAAACAGTAATCTGTTTTGAACATTTTAGATTGAATATGGTGCTGGACTCTTGAATTGGCCTCAATTAAGCTATGACATAGCCTCATTTCTAAGTTTGCAAAGCATTGAAACTTGCTGGTGGGTTAACCATAATCATGTGATAACCATTGAACTCTGTTTAGAACTCTTGAGTAGATCTGATATCCCCAGGTTACTGAGTAACCAGTGCATTATTGAGTTGGAAGTTGAATATGTACTCCATACATATTGTGAGGGTAACTTTTGAAAATTTACAGTGATTAGGATGCTTGGGCTGAGTAATACATTTGAAACCTCCACATAACAAACTGTTTTCAACATTAGCTTTTTTAAATAAGAAATAGTATTTTGTTTTTCTCTTTTGCTATCCTGACTACTGCAGAGCTGCGATTGGGAATCCTTGACTCAGTGTAACTATGTGCTCCACCATATTGTTtggtaggttggtaggtaaattggccattataaattgtcactagtataggtaggtggtagggaaatatagggacaggtggggatgtttggtaggaatatgggattagtgtaggattagtataaatgggtggttgatggtcggcacagactcggtgggccgaagggcctgtttcagtgctgtatctctaattgtgTCACAAGCCAgcattcagatttttaaaaaactaattggAACAAAATTTTTTCATTTATAAGGTTAGTTGGTAGAAGATGCTTGAAGGCGATAATCCCTATTCCTCAGGTAGGGAGAGACTGAAAGATTCCTGTGAGTTTTGGCAGTGTTAGCACTGAACATACTAGAGGAGCACACGGCCAAATGAATGGCATGCCGAGCTGTATTGTGGAAATTAGCAAAGCACAAGTCTGAGGCTGTCTTTCTTAAGCTGGAAAGTCTGGCAGCGCCTTAAatgctgcatccagttctgatcaatgGGACTCTGGGAAGGACTACAACGATGATTCCCAAAAGTTCATTTTACAAATGGCACATTTCTGGGTGCATGCTTTGGGAAATTGCAAGCATTCTCCCAACAGTGTTCTGTCTGCTAAAATGATTGCAAGGGTGCTCCTGGTTTAATGACTGAAGGAATGGGGAAATtgtggggttagggttagtgtttcaGTTTACGTGCTGCCAGGTTCCACACCAGCAACACAGAATTGTCCTTTGTGTATTTGTAACATAAAGAGAAATGGGTGAAAACAATTGGATAAGTTCAGTACTGATGTTCGAAAGCTCCTGTTGCCTGTGAATGATGCTTGGAAATGACTGCCATGTGTATTGGCGTCAAAATCTTTGGAAACATGTAAGATCTAATGGGAGAAACTGTGGAAGAATGTGACTCCCTCATGTTCACTGTCTTCAAGACAGTGATGAAAATTTGAATTGTGTTTTGAGTGATGAGGCCACGCCATGTCATTGAGCAGACCAGATTTGTTGTGCTTTTGTTCCATCTCAAGTATTGAGTTTTCACAGGCAGGCTGTAGACAGGTAGAAGCTGCACAAACCAGAATGTGGATCTGAAACGGAGTGAATGAAGTGGTTGTTGTACGGTTGGCAGCCATTTTAATTGGGGTGGAGTAGATTCTTGCAGGAATGGACTTGGGTGCTTGATTGTTTTTGGAGAGCGACCTCACTTTCTCCAGTTGTTCACGTCATGCCTGCAGGAACTACAACCGAAGGCATATACTGCACCAAGATCTTTTGTGGTTTAATGTGATGCTAAGCAAAATGCCGCTTGTATTTATTAATGGGACAgaaatgtggggtgggggggttcccACTGCAGATTTTAGAACAGCTTCTTAAATCTTTAAGTATGTGCTACCAGCTGGTCTTTTTGCATCACAAAATATTGCTGTACTCTACCTGCAAATTGCTGTGGGCTAACTCAGGTGTTCCAGAACTAAATGCCCACCCTCTGAGAAAACCCATTCCACCTCTCGAGTTATTCAGCAAAGCAAAAGCAAGAATTGAAAATACTATATTTCCCAAGTGCACCCGACATTAAAACATTTAATTGGGGAAAAGGAAATCTGCAAAGCCTAGGATGAGATTGTACAGAACCTTTATGTTTGGGGTTGCTAGCTACATGATGTATAGCTGCACAAAAATTATTTACCTAGTAGTGTCTCTGTATACAAGGCACATTAATAAGAAAACAAATGGAACTTTAAAACAACATTGCCCTTCCAAAAGCAGTGTTTCAGGTCAGCTAATATATAATGTAGTTAAGCTTAATACTTTAACCTACCATCTGATTTAGCTTTTCAATGGGGACAGCTGCAAACTCCTGTATGTAACTCATTCTTTGTATGGACCTCAAAACTACGGAAATCCTTGCCTCGCTACAAATTTCGGGTGTTTAAAACTCCGAGCCACTGCTTCCTGATTGCCCCATTTTCTCTTTTACTTATTCTTTGGTGTAATGAATTGTGAGCCCATTCTCTTCACTTTTGGTTTTTCAATTTAAAGTATAACTGGATGTGATTCATTTGGAACATCTGTGTGGTTCTTGCTCTTGACTGGATCAGGGTGAGAAGGACGAGCAGAAGAAACTCTCTGCTATCTCTCGGACTCTGATCCAAATGCCATCTTTCACGCTAACTGCCCAAGAGTTAGAAATCCTCCCACAATCATGCCACGTGAGTGAAAGTGAGCAATGATTTGTCCAAGTACCTGTCAATCAAAAGCAAAAAATCTATGGGTGGAAGCGAGGTTGGCAGAAGGCACTGTTCTCTGCCTCAACAGGCTAAAGGAATTTTAAAAAGTGGTGTATTTCTTTCTCACAATCAACTAGAAAACTATTTGACCTCTGTTGTTTGCAAACATgccgccccccccacctccatcCAAAAAGGGTCCTTTACTGTGTAAGCTATTTGACCAAAGTAGTATTTTTGCAGTCTCATTGCTACCGTATTGCAATGTAGTGCATAAACTGTAGCAAGATATAATTGATAGCAATGAAAACTTTCTCCCCAAATTAATGACTTGGCTTTTGCAATGTTCTGCTACATATCTTGTAATAAATGATTGGATCATGCTGCATGGTCTTTTAATAAAACCAATGTTTTTCTCATTTTCAGGTGCCTTCAAATTAAAGTTTGCTCCATCTCATGATTTGGATTCAGCCGACTAAGCTAGAAAAATTTATCAACTTAGCAATGAGCCTGAATACGTGGGTCTGACCCTAACAAAACACTTGATGCTCTGTTAGTCCAGCAAAAATGGTTTTCTCCATTAGATTGGGATTACTACATGGTCACTGAAGTCTGGGTTGTCTTGAACTTATTGTGGCATTTTTTCCATATACGAACATGACCTATTTTGGCTGCAGTGTTCATGAAGCAAACAGAGCAGTCGGTAATGACCTAGAAATGCTTACAATATTGACCTCTTGTTTTGCACTGATGAATGTATTATATCAAGTGGCACGTGCAATGTTCACTGTTTGTTTATAATTTATGGCAGTGTTTGAGAACCAACCTGTCCGATAAAGACACTGGGCTGGAATGAGCAGACTGCTGCCGGTTAAAATGCCAGGTCACATCTTGCATCATGGTACATCTTCTGTCTGCGTCAAATTGTCTTCAAATTTCAAGTCTCTCTTCCCTTTCTGTTTCAAGGTTTTTTTGTTTCTCTTTCAGTTGATGTAGAAACCACTCCGCTTTCAAAAGTAGATGCATGAATTTAAAGTACTTCTGTTTGGCATAGTGGATAAAAGAGTAAATATAGACATTGACATAGGTAATGCCTTTTAGATTGTTTTTCTTGAAGAAAAgaagctttggaaaattatgagTGCCTGTAATAATCTAGATAAAAATAACAGGAAACACAATCTTCAGAATGTTGTCTGGTTAGTTTTTCTTTTCAGTAGACTTAAAAAAACAGATTTTAAAGCATTTTATTTAGAGCAGCTAAATACCTTTGTTTAATTTTTGGTGGTGATATTTATATTACGACTGTTTCAATTTGACAAAAGTCTGAATGTTTTTAATTTGTCTTTGGGTAGAACCATTCATGAATAGCCACAACCATTTTTGTGAATCCCATCTGTATACTGTACCATAAAGTTACATCAGATATTActtgattttcttttttttaaaaggttCTAGGTTAAAACTGCTATAGGGGCAGTGTTTACTTAGATTTTAGAATGTAGAACAAATTTTATTTTACTTATCGCTATACACGGAAAAGGTTACGCGTCTCCATGATGAAAAACAAAAACCACTTTTAGATATTTATTATAGGTAGTGTGATCTCTACAGATTTGACATTGTAGTGAATTCACCGTTTCACATGCATTTGCCACTACTATAATGTGAAGACTGATGCGTGATATTTGTAGATGGTATTAATCATGTCAGCGTTGTCAGTAATTTATGCTGctgcttttttttaaaagagagaGATAAAAGCCAATATGCACTATTCTGCTTCCAGGTTTATTTAAAAGTGCACTGAGGTTATTTGCAAGATGATGGCAGTTTTGAGGGTTGCTGCATCCTACAGCATAAGTTTGAATTAGTGCTGTCTAAGCTTGACCCTTGGCATTCCTTTAACATTAATGGGAATATATGGAGCTGTGATATTGGCATGCAGCAGTCTGCTTTTTGTAAATGTATAAAGTCCACTCTCTTTTTGAGTGGATTGATGTATTTTGTTGACTTGAAAATGAGTGAAAGCGTCATAGGAGTTGAATGTGTTTTTGTTTGTAGGCTCTTAAGAGGCCTTTGTCTTGTCTTAAAGCCCCAGTGTCAACAAAATGCTCatcaaatagattttttttttggtttttttagAAAAGAAAAATTGCAGCTGACCCGATCTATCTATGGTTATTCTAGTCGAGCTGCTTTGAGTAGCTAGGACCTTGTGTGCAGGACATTGACCCAAACTTATTGCATGTAAGAAATATCTGTTGACATTTAGGCCTTTTTAATGCCACCCATATGAATCAATTAAAATTCAGTTTTATCCAGATCTCTAGAGGATAAAGTGTGGCATTTATTTTCCTTAAAGCACATTTCTTTTACTTTCGTCTTTTTTGGATGACCAATTGAATACAAAGCTATCTTGGTGCGACTGTGCTGTTTGAATTCTTTAAAACTAGATTGAAAAAAAAAAATGGTAAGCCACGTGAACCTGTAAGACAATGTGTTGTAAATAACTTGGCTGTATTGGAACTAATTTTATGGTTTAAAAACTGTACTGTATATAGGAGGTATGCTGCTACCTTCAGTTCGTTCATATGTTTACTGTATTCTTTGATATTCAGATGTTATGTACTGGAAAGGTCACTTATATTTCTAGAACAAATTTTTGGATTTTATGCAACTTTTTCCCCTGAATTAACAGCAATAAAAATTATACAAATCTTTTACTACTGTCTCTTCTCATTTTAAGCACTAATCTTGTACATTGTATGCATAAATCTCATAACTAGAATTGTTTTGACATTATCTGTCCAGTAACTCCATTAACAAAAGACTGGGATGACACTGGATGTGAGTGTTTGAATCCCAACCTTGGTTGACATTACTTGCCTCAGTTGACAGCTTTGCTTGTTCCAATTTAATGTTCTGTCAACAGCAGAAATGGTTTCTGATGCCTGGTCCATCTTTCTCATCCATGTGCAGTTAGTGATGGTAACCATGCCCATGTCTGTGTGACCTTACTATACCGTTTTTTCAAAAGGAAAGACTTAACTTGTACAAATGAGATTCTTCCCATTATCAACATGCTTAACATTTTGTTTGCCACCAAACTTCTCATGAAGAAATCATACTGAGGTCTTTGGTTTAGCTTGTTGTGTTATTGATTCTTGGTCTTCACAACTCAAACACAATTGGTAGCAAGGGTTATTCAGGGAAAAATATTTCCTTTTCTTTTGAGGGTCATTACTTGTGCCTGCTGCTTGACTAGTTTTACTTGCATCTTAACTAAGTAACTACTGTGGCTGAGGCGATGTAGTGAGTGTTGGCAGTTGTTGAGATCTAGTTCAGTGGTAGAAGAGTAAACTTATAGCCACCCTCTTATCAAAAACTGGTAGAGCCATACTGATGTACCATAAAATTGACCAGGAATTGAAGAATCTGTGGCTCAACTGTGATGCTACAGTGGACAGACATGAGTACGGAATGCTGAACTGCAAAGGTAAACTTGTACAACAGCCCTTCACTGTGGTTGAGAAAATTTGTACTTGTATATATTTTTATAAGCAGGTAGCTGAAGCTGGTTGGAGAAATTTGCTTGGTCTAACAGAAATAAAACTTTGATTTTCATAGTGCTCCATACAGAATGAGCTGTTCGTTTTGCATAGTGGAGGATAAAAGAAATGTTTGTGCATAATTAGCTATATGGTTGCATAGCTTATGTTGATCTATTGTAGTGTGAAACAAACTTCTTGAATAGGACTGGATTAGATGAGCACTGCTTTGAAATGTTCAAGTTGGTTGAATATTGTGTTTGAGGTCATTTTTTTAGCCAACTGCTTAGCCAGGTTCAATCATCTGACCTGGAACTGAGTTTATTCATGACCTTTGGGCAATAGCTTAATTTGGTAGGTGTCAACCTTGGCTCAGCAGGTAGCGGTAGCACACTCACCTCTTGTGGAAGGTTGTGAATTCAAGActtgctccagagacttgagcacatgatccatgctgagggagtgctgcactgtcattcgTGCcattttttcagatgagatgttaaaccaaggctccgtcaggcctctcagatggacataaaagatcccatggcactattcaaagcaaGGGGGCTCTCGGCTGGTATGCTGAGCAATATTTATCAACTGGAGGAAAGGTAATTTCAGTGAGCTGAAAGAGAGATCTGGCCCAGGGTGATTGGAAACTAAGACTGGCAGGTAGAACAGTAAATCAAGAGTGGAAAACTTTCCAAGAGGGAGGTAGTTTGTGTACAGATTGGACACAAATTTggaggggggtggcgggggagggaaTGGAGGGAAGGAAGGCCATCAAAATATAGagcaccctggatgacaaaaaTAGAGATTAAAAATAAATCCGGAAAAGGCTTATGATAACTTTACAATACAGTATAGAATCGAACAGATATGAATTAcagagaactgaaaaaggaaataagtgGCAAAGAatgcatgagaaaagattagctGGCAATGTAAAAGGgaacacaagtttttttttaatcataTAAATAGTACAGGGTTGTCAAAGGAATTATGGGGCTGAGatcatcttgtggaggcagaggtgcTAAATGTgtgctttgcatctgttttcacaatcaGTGTTCCCTTTTAAGCTGTGCAATTGCACAGCTATCATGAATGTACCCTGCACAACCAACATTTCCTTTTAAGATGTGTGCATGTGTTTCCATGCAGTAATCATGCATGTACCACACGGTGCAAAAACCAGGCTGCACGAGCTGCCAATGTCGCAGTAACTAAGGGGTAGCAGTAAAATTTGATAGAATAAAAATAGAGGACGTAATTAAGTTCAAAAGTTGCCTGGTCAAATGGGATGCATCATAGTTTGCTgaagaaagtaagggtggaaatattggAGGCTCCATTCACACTCTTttaatccttggatatgggagtggcgccagaggactggaggattgcaaatattacacccctgttcaaaaacaaTCAGCTTAATGGTGGTGGGGAAATTTAGAGACCGTACTCCAGGAGaaaattgtcacttggaaaaaCAGATTAATaaaagatagccagcatggattgttTCAAGGTAAAtagtgtctgacaaacttgattgagttcttgaaGTAAGAGGCAGTTGATAACAtaccacatagcagacttgtttgcAAAATTAAAACCCAAGGGATTAAAGCAACAGTGCCAgcatggttacaaaattggctaagggacagaaagaagAGCAATGAacggtttttcagactggatgtaGGTAT
This region includes:
- the LOC137381430 gene encoding zinc finger CCHC domain-containing protein 2-like isoform X1, whose translation is MTMKMKVLMKLPDPEEEEDDEEEEEKAAPAMPPPLLSEPGKEGVYEWFGSALTSAQRLEFCCGLLDLCHPLELRFLGSCLEDLARKDYHSLRDSEIRANSVADLAGIGDPTDEVVRSKLVVSLALLGSENREAAAVLARALARIDSAVKNCGLPLTERGVQEFLLLLTMASNHPAFSFHQKETLREQLADLQRRPGNGRKFQNAVAKERLSRKNCSLGTESNYYERTSPSSCEGAEAIAQRPGVQIENITFKTVSKKRSDNYWEYTFDVVRTDLSMCTVRKTHQELQEFLTKLPKDLSVDASGRTVLRALSHSSQMREDRRHSDLESIIRQLFSSPSRAFLKSDHVREFFFGKSSDCSQHLTNLQPVLKLSKSAEHFKEDSSEASSQEEDGQQAIHHKKNAGKSIGCSVSGVKSLGVGVSLQHSEQNGVLDWRKRNYSTKRNTEHCTAVIEHCLSEDKRNTSSGIKKLNTQADVSKHVVDRGSHRTPVGNGILRIPPVQHVWAGSGKELRDVGSGLEARGDSSSESYSSPSSPRHDGRESCESEDEKDKDSDSTSEDSGKDKQKEKPSCNPVRGSTTRPTAQVAPVQSENCTIPGNLPAPFLPRIPLMPPMHYMMQNGGKKPDYVAPVDSKTVGMIVTVPPAAASLRDSSHVTSVGAAEAGKRVDLIPSPLSMATPFLVHSASPALHPMAHRHKMTASQINLENCHVPGLQTPAGTVNIGSANTAFIPVHSHSPSGKLSGPSVLDPTAKPSTQNVVGLNALADGNIGTVPESASLKVMLPAAGLLPPPGSYNLSGTPTSVLPLQGTATSPSPVGQIQSTGSSVPTHTPGPVPSLNTALTHSTAQSDSTSYINTIGNTSTNGTMQPAQQLGCGTCSSCGCRGSCGTNSNPLFNYYYPNTMPSQLIRVPFIPFSGITSLCNGSYLNQAHQNNGTQMPFYQHPYTNGLMHDPMANQTNYGMQQVPGFVRGFPLMYQVTNMVTNVNGLGPKKNGNASCYNCGVGGHYAQDCKQPSMEASQPGAFKLKFAPSHDLDSAD
- the LOC137381430 gene encoding zinc finger CCHC domain-containing protein 2-like isoform X2 produces the protein MTMKMKVLMKLPDPEEEEDDEEEEEKAAPAMPPPLLSEPGKEGVYEWFGSALTSAQRLEFCCGLLDLCHPLELRFLGSCLEDLARKDYHSLRDSEIRANSVADLAGIGDPTDEVVRSKLVVSLALLGSENREAAAVLARALARIDSAVKNCGLPLTERGVQEFLLLLTMASNHPAFSFHQKETLREQLADLQRRPGNGRKFQNAVAKERLSRKNCSLGTESNYYERTSPSSCEGAEAIAQRPGVQIENITFKTVSKKRSDNYWEYTFDVVRTDLSMCTVRKTHQELQEFLTKLPKDLSVDASGRTVLRALSHSSQMREDRRHSDLESIIRQLFSSPSRAFLKSDHVREFFFGKSSDCSQHLTNLQPVLKLSKSAEHFKEDSSEASSQEEDGQQAIHHKKNAGKSIGCSVSGVKSLGVGVSLQHSEQNGVLDWRKRNYSTKRNTEHCTAVIEHCLSEDKRNTSSGIKKLNTQADVKHVVDRGSHRTPVGNGILRIPPVQHVWAGSGKELRDVGSGLEARGDSSSESYSSPSSPRHDGRESCESEDEKDKDSDSTSEDSGKDKQKEKPSCNPVRGSTTRPTAQVAPVQSENCTIPGNLPAPFLPRIPLMPPMHYMMQNGGKKPDYVAPVDSKTVGMIVTVPPAAASLRDSSHVTSVGAAEAGKRVDLIPSPLSMATPFLVHSASPALHPMAHRHKMTASQINLENCHVPGLQTPAGTVNIGSANTAFIPVHSHSPSGKLSGPSVLDPTAKPSTQNVVGLNALADGNIGTVPESASLKVMLPAAGLLPPPGSYNLSGTPTSVLPLQGTATSPSPVGQIQSTGSSVPTHTPGPVPSLNTALTHSTAQSDSTSYINTIGNTSTNGTMQPAQQLGCGTCSSCGCRGSCGTNSNPLFNYYYPNTMPSQLIRVPFIPFSGITSLCNGSYLNQAHQNNGTQMPFYQHPYTNGLMHDPMANQTNYGMQQVPGFVRGFPLMYQVTNMVTNVNGLGPKKNGNASCYNCGVGGHYAQDCKQPSMEASQPGAFKLKFAPSHDLDSAD
- the LOC137381430 gene encoding zinc finger CCHC domain-containing protein 2-like isoform X3; translated protein: MTMKMKVLMKLPDPEEEEDDEEEEEKAAPAMPPPLLSEPGKEGVYEWFGSALTSAQRLEFCCGLLDLCHPLELRFLGSCLEDLARKDYHSLRDSEIRANSVADLAGIGDPTDEVVRSKLVVSLALLGSENREAAAVLARALARIDSAVKNCGLPLTERGVQEFLLLLTMASNHPAFSFHQKETLREQLADLQRRPGNGRKFQNAVAKERLSRKNCSLGTESNYYERTSPSSCEGAEAIAQRPGVQIENITFKTVSKKRSDNYWEYTFDVVRTDLSMCTVRKTHQELQEFLTKLPKDLSVDASGRTVLRALSHSSQMREDRRHSDLESIIRQLFSSPSRAFLKSDHVREFFFGKSSDCSQHLNGQQAIHHKKNAGKSIGCSVSGVKSLGVGVSLQHSEQNGVLDWRKRNYSTKRNTEHCTAVIEHCLSEDKRNTSSGIKKLNTQADVSKHVVDRGSHRTPVGNGILRIPPVQHVWAGSGKELRDVGSGLEARGDSSSESYSSPSSPRHDGRESCESEDEKDKDSDSTSEDSGKDKQKEKPSCNPVRGSTTRPTAQVAPVQSENCTIPGNLPAPFLPRIPLMPPMHYMMQNGGKKPDYVAPVDSKTVGMIVTVPPAAASLRDSSHVTSVGAAEAGKRVDLIPSPLSMATPFLVHSASPALHPMAHRHKMTASQINLENCHVPGLQTPAGTVNIGSANTAFIPVHSHSPSGKLSGPSVLDPTAKPSTQNVVGLNALADGNIGTVPESASLKVMLPAAGLLPPPGSYNLSGTPTSVLPLQGTATSPSPVGQIQSTGSSVPTHTPGPVPSLNTALTHSTAQSDSTSYINTIGNTSTNGTMQPAQQLGCGTCSSCGCRGSCGTNSNPLFNYYYPNTMPSQLIRVPFIPFSGITSLCNGSYLNQAHQNNGTQMPFYQHPYTNGLMHDPMANQTNYGMQQVPGFVRGFPLMYQVTNMVTNVNGLGPKKNGNASCYNCGVGGHYAQDCKQPSMEASQPGAFKLKFAPSHDLDSAD